In Citrus sinensis cultivar Valencia sweet orange chromosome 3, DVS_A1.0, whole genome shotgun sequence, the sequence AACATCAAGATCAAACAGAAAATACCTGTACTTCCGAGGTGGCTATTCCAATGAACTGGCTCACAGCATTTATTACTTCCTCACCTAGCCCATGCTCCTCAAATACCGTCCTGCCAACATTAGTAGAACTGGTAATTATTCATGGTGaagcataataaataatcaagTAGGATCTTTCATGATCAGAATGCTTCTTTCGCTTTGGAAAACTTCAAACAGCAGGGCCATATATAAGTTCAGAAAGCAATAAGCGAAGTGCTATAGTAACTTCAAAAGGATCAGTCTTCAGTTTGAATAGAAACTGACAGCAGGTTTTTTCCTTCAGAAATTTCTGACAGTCATTTTCACAGTATGATCTCTCCACTaatggattttttatttttaccaacaATTGTTGCTTCTTCACTCTTGGTGATATTCATTTGGCACCATATATTATACAGgctaagaaaataataagatgCAAATCATATTCAACCTTTAAATAGCATCATAAAACCTGAATTTGAATCAAAGAATAATAAGATGCAAATTATATTCAACCTTTAAATACCATCATAAAACCCGAATTCCAATCAAAGTCAACCTTTAAATAGGAAAATCCAACACTAATGTACTTATCAGCAGGGTCACCAAAAAATTGTATGGCATTTCTGAAGAGACACTAATTTTGCAGTTCTTGCATCTTCTTTTCACATACCATAGAATACGATCTTCACCATCAGAGAATTCATGTTTCTCCTCCTCAGGTTCTATAATGTCTTCCTCACTGTCACTGCAGACTAGTGCTTCGCTTCCATGTTGATCATAATATATACGTCTTCTCCCAACCACTGACTGGTCTTCAGCCATTCTCTGATTTCTGTACTGTGTAAGGCATATTTGAGATAAGAAGAGCAACGATAAAATCGAAACATTAAAAGACagttaataaagtaaagtacaAAATGATTCATGTTTTGCattttatgaatatataaaCCTATGTTTCTACATTAAACAATGCTCCACAAGAAAAAACCAGCTCACCATTTTACTGGGTGATCAAGCAAACAAGCAGTACAGATGCAAAGACCTACCGAAACTCATGGcattttattacatttcaaAAACCCACATAGACAAAAACACATCCTCCACAACCCCTCCCTCCAATTCCCTCTCTATCCTATGGTTCATAAATAATTCAACCAGGCAGATTGgatgaaataaatttcaataattataatcaGAATAAGTAAGAGCAAAGAAACATATTTTtcagctttcatcttcatgGAATTAATGACTAACGACTAATGTCATCAGTACCAATCAACATTCATGAAGTGAATTTTGAAAGACGCATTGAGGTTGTCAAATTTACCGTAAACTTTACTAATACTTTATTTCACCATGGGAAAACCAAAGCACAACTGATACAAATTATTGTACGGTGAAGTGGAGAGAAGATATATGGAAAATTTATCATACTTTTCCAAGAAGATCCAAGTGGTATACGGCGGTATCTTCTGAACATGTGAAAGCTTGCTACTTGTTGAGAGCACAACCTCATGACTGTTGACATAGTCTCTATCTCCCAGTCCTTGAGGAAATCCACTGTATTTGCAGAGAGGCATGTTACCAAATCCATTATCCATCGCAAATATAACACTCTTTCTTGATGTTGTAGACAAAAGCTGagaaatatcattttcaattttctttctattcttCTCAATTTTATCCTGTACATGATACATACAGAAGTTACTAGCATATTAATTAGCATCTAAAGCGTGCTCATTCCACAttccaattgattttttttttcatttttcacaaatgaatttaacttaaaatcacTTCAGGAACATCATCTACAACTAAAAGCCAACATAAAAGAcagaaatataataaacatatggtattttcttcaaaatgatatttattggCGAACAATATTaggaaagagaaaatagaATGATCTATGTGAAATTGTTGCAGCAATGAAGAAATTCATCTAAGCAAAACACAAGCTCTATAAACCAAGAGTGactttaatctaaaattacaTGAAAAAAGTTACCAAGTGTCAGCAgcgaaaagagaaaattttaaagaaccTTAAAGTAAATGCACAAGTGACTTACTTTTACTGAAACAACTCTCTCCGCTTGAACTTGCTTCTTGAGCTGATTTAGCTTATATGTCAAATTTCCAAGACCATCATTAGACTGCTCGCTATAGGACTTCTGCCAATTCACAAAACAAGCCTATCAAAAATCTAAAAGATTGATCGAATTatagtatattttttataatcaagAATTTTGACGTCGTCTCtagaattttttcttcaagttTATGGTCTGTTTGGTTGATTAGATGTCTTAGGAAATGAAAAAGTtaacatgaaattttattttaagtacaGTTTCCCAGCGGCTAATCGTAGCTGGTCTCCAATATCAATTCTTTAATAACTACAGATAAATAATTGTAAACAATTCAGTAGAATCAAGTAAAAGTCCTTAATTATCGTGATAATATTTCGATTCCGATGATCAGTACTCATAAtttaattcacaaaataaccaaaatagataagtaattaaaaaattaagatctgAAAAAGAGAATCTAACTCTGGATTTAGAGGAGGAGTCGCTTGCTCTGGACACCATTCTTGGCTATGCTCTGCAACTCGAATGCGAAAACGAGTGACAAACGTAAAAAACGCATTCCACAACAGGTTGACACGTATGAAGTGTCAGTGACGTGGCCTGACATATTTCGGGAATTATTGACTGGACGGCCACGGACGCGTCAAAAAAATATCAGTACTCTTGGGCTAGAATACTAGTGGACTTTGTGCAACTTTCCGGTCCATTGCCTTTAGAGATGCCCAAAATATAGCTCTCCAATCTGATTAAAGAATAAACCTTGCCTTGGCATCATCTTTTTGGGCGGGCccggggagggggggggggggggggttgggGGGGGCCAAATACTCTCAAATATTATGTGAGGCTTGATATTGttaatatcattttcctttcCCAACCACCCCACTATTAAATACCCCCACTCAGTTTTTAATATTCCCCCTTTACcctcaattaaaataacaaaatattaaatgaaaaatattaaatcaattttcacCAATTCCCTAATTGGACAACATCACGATCTCCAACCGATTGGATCAACAGCAGTACAGCAGATATCGATGTCACCAAATAGACAGCAGCTTGCTGTTGTCGAGTCGCATGCTAGTTGTCACATAGCGTCGCATGCAGATTGTCACAACTGCTTAACCTACGCCGTTTGTCAACCTCTCCTCTTCTCGTCGCTCAAGCACCGTTTGTTAATGTCGTACGTCACCTATCGTCGCATTAAACTGGTATCATTATTCACTAatgaaaaaagtaataaaatgttaTGTTTTATATTAAACAGTTTAATATAATGAAGCATTACCCttcaataattcttataattgtTGGTATTTTGATGTAATTAGAAtagtaaaaacataataacCCTTAATTTCAAGTGCTTTCGAACGTGACTCTAAATACGGAAACTCCTCTTCTTCACAGGGAAAAAGGACGAGGAGTGTTTTTGTGTATCTGTTTTTTTACACGGAAATTACGAGGAGAACAACGACATTAATCCTGACCTTTCCAAAAACCGAAATATGCAGTTTATTCATTCAAATAATCTACGTACGTACAATAAACAAAACAGAAAgacgcttttttttttttcttttttgtaatttttggaaCAATATTCAACTGACTATCACCTAAATTTTATCGAAACTTGTAATTTAGAAATGGTCTTCCTCTTTCTCTAGAGAACTTCCAAACTGAGAGCGAATGAATTGGTGTTCCCTTCCACCCAACGATTAGGCTCTTCCCATTCTTGTCAAGTGTGCAAGAACTCCCACAAGCAAGCTGTTTAAGAACCAAATTAGCCTGGTACAAACTTTGGTCACTCAATCCAATTTCCACCATTCTAAATCTTGAAAAGAATGCTCTCCAGACGTCCATCTTCACATTTCTTACAGTTCTCTCAGTTCCCTCCATAGCTACAACGTTGCAGATTCCACTGTTAAATATGGCTTCCATCGCCGTTCTTGTCTCCGTATTCTTTTCCAAGCAAATCTCCAGAGCATCAAAATATGCACTATAGAAGAACAAGGTTTCAATGAAACGATTGACAAATGATGGTGAATTGTGATTTGCTTCGACTTCAATGACCACCATGAGAGATGGATTTAGCTTTTTGATCACTCCCAATAGATTCTCCAAGCAACTAGGACATGAGATCATTTTCCTCAACATCAATGGACAGTAGACAATCAATGATTCGTCATTCCTAATCTCGAAAAGTTGTTCCTTGATCTCTAGAAAATTCGTTACACAAACAACACTGAATTGAAAAGGCAAGTTCAAGGACTCAGCAAAGCTTGCCAAGCTCTTACCGGTCACTTCTACTTCTTCTTTATTCCCAAACGCAACAGCAGTTAATTTAAGAAGCTGAATGGGGCGTTGCTCGCGCTCTGCAAGAGCCTGCATTAAGGATGTCCATTGAACTCCACACCTGATTTCAAAATCGAGTATATGTATCTTACTTGCATTTCCAACATTTTCTATCATGGCTTGGGCTCCTGTCAAGTACACGACCTGATGAAATGGAAGACGCTGGTAGCATATAAGGAATACAGGATTGATTCCCAATCCGTGATCAATTAAAGTCATTCCATTTCCAATTCCACCCAATTCCTCCTTTGCTGTGAAGTTTCCAGTTTCTCTATCAATTCTCTCTCGAAGAGCTGCcgcaaaattgaaaacaattcTTTGGACAGGATTTGCTCTCGCTGCTGCAGTCCATTCACAACGCGAGAGCAATCTGCTTGCGCGTTCAAATTGCTGGTACCCCACCTTCTCTGCTGCGGCTAGAAGAAGGTGGACTAATTCAACATCTCTTGTTTCTTCTTCAGACAGGCCCGGCAGCCCGTAGCCAAAAGGATGCATGACCATGGAAAGGTCATCATAACTCTGATCGAAGAAGTGTACATACCTTGCTCCGGCGACCCTCAAGATATCTTCCGTTGACAGTTTCTTGCTGCCTCCCGCATTGCTTTCATTTCTCGTGTAGCTGCCGGACAGGTTTCccttcaatttcttgaacCCACCCGCATAATTACTTAGGAGTTCAAGAGATGATAATGCAAATGGTTCCTTGACAGGTTTGATTTCTTGGTCATGACTGGTTTGTACGTCTTTGAGTTTTGGCATCTCTGGGGAATGAGATGtttggaaaacaaaattgGCATGCAATTCGTTCAATAACAaatcatttgatttgttttgttgcAGCAAGTGACGTTGTTCCTCGAGCAAAGTGGGTACTTTCTTGGCTGAATTCTCTTCTTGATAGGCGCCGAGTTGAGAACAAAGAGGAGGGCTAATCTCTCCCAACCCGTCCATCGAAAACATCTGGTTCTGCTTCTGGTTTTGTTCAATACCGGCTTCGTCTTTATGATAATCTTCAAGAATATCACTATAACGGCCTTGGATTTCACTGAAATCAAATGATGATGTGGAAGAGAACAAAATATTTGCCATATTAGGTGGGAAGTGATCGGCGAATTTACGCTTAAACAGAGTTAATATGATTAGCTAGTTCAATATCGACGCAAAGATT encodes:
- the LOC102611839 gene encoding DELLA protein RGL1-like yields the protein MANILFSSTSSFDFSEIQGRYSDILEDYHKDEAGIEQNQKQNQMFSMDGLGEISPPLCSQLGAYQEENSAKKVPTLLEEQRHLLQQNKSNDLLLNELHANFVFQTSHSPEMPKLKDVQTSHDQEIKPVKEPFALSSLELLSNYAGGFKKLKGNLSGSYTRNESNAGGSKKLSTEDILRVAGARYVHFFDQSYDDLSMVMHPFGYGLPGLSEEETRDVELVHLLLAAAEKVGYQQFERASRLLSRCEWTAAARANPVQRIVFNFAAALRERIDRETGNFTAKEELGGIGNGMTLIDHGLGINPVFLICYQRLPFHQVVYLTGAQAMIENVGNASKIHILDFEIRCGVQWTSLMQALAEREQRPIQLLKLTAVAFGNKEEVEVTGKSLASFAESLNLPFQFSVVCVTNFLEIKEQLFEIRNDESLIVYCPLMLRKMISCPSCLENLLGVIKKLNPSLMVVIEVEANHNSPSFVNRFIETLFFYSAYFDALEICLEKNTETRTAMEAIFNSGICNVVAMEGTERTVRNVKMDVWRAFFSRFRMVEIGLSDQSLYQANLVLKQLACGSSCTLDKNGKSLIVGWKGTPIHSLSVWKFSRERGRPFLNYKFR